One Candidatus Stygibacter australis genomic window, CTCTGAATCATCTATTTCAGAAAGCTGAGCTTCATTATCTGCAAATTTGTTTACAATGAATGCTTTAGCCCTGTCTTTTTCAGAAATCTTTCCATCAATTTTTGGGATTTTCTTTACATAGTTACAATTTACTACCCTTGGAATAAATATTGCCTTTTCATATTCATATATTTTTCCCCGCCCAAAAGGATATGAAAACTTTACAGAAGGAAGTGGAAACATATTCTTATTGTTCTCCATCACAAATTCACTTTTCAGTGTGTCGCCTGGATTGATAGTAAGTTTGATATTTTTTTCTGGTGTAATCCAATTGTCATTACTCTCTATTATCAAATCGCTGTTGATGGTTTTATCAGTTTTATTGATGACACTGAACTCAATGAAATACCTTTTTTCAGTATCACTTCGGCTATTCAGAGTGATATAGCTATTGGGGATATTGTAAGATAGTTGTTCCTCCTCAATTGTTACTAAATCTTCAGAGAAAATATTCCCTGACTTTATTAATGAGGTGTAGAGTTCATCATCTTCAACCTTACACATCATATATTGATAAAATATTCCCATATCCACATTTTCGTCTGGCATACTTCCACCGGAGCTACCCACCAAATAATAGTCAATCCCATCATATTGATTATGAGCATATTGATGCCAGTGACCTGTAATCACAGCATCAACATTATTTTGCAGAAATATCTCATGAAAACGATCCTCTTTTTCTGATGCAATCTGATTTGCCCAAAATGGCTTATGCATAAAGACAAATATATTTTCTGATTCCCGATTCTCATTCAAATCTTTGATCAACCAGTTTACCTGCTCCTCATCAAACTCATCATATCTGGATATCGTGGCATTATTCAAAACGACAAAATGAGTTTTTTGGTAATCAAAAGAATAAAAAGGATCAAAACCGGTTTTTTCTTTAAATATTTGCGCTGAATTTTCATCAATGATATCATGATTCCCGGGAACAAAATACAGCTTACAATCTAAAATCTCAATAGATTTCAGAGGGACATCCCAATCACCGGCAATTCTTCCGTCTTCCACAAAATCACCGACATTGATGATAAAATCAGGTCTCAGGCTGTTTATCTCATTTATAACTTCATCAAAAGCCTCCTGATTTGCACCTCCGGTTCTATCTCCCAAAATTGCAAAATGAAAATCGTTTTTTGCATAAATGCAGAATATTGATGTCAAAATAATAAAAGCAAATATAATTTTTTTCA contains:
- a CDS encoding metallophosphoesterase is translated as MKKIIFAFIILTSIFCIYAKNDFHFAILGDRTGGANQEAFDEVINEINSLRPDFIINVGDFVEDGRIAGDWDVPLKSIEILDCKLYFVPGNHDIIDENSAQIFKEKTGFDPFYSFDYQKTHFVVLNNATISRYDEFDEEQVNWLIKDLNENRESENIFVFMHKPFWANQIASEKEDRFHEIFLQNNVDAVITGHWHQYAHNQYDGIDYYLVGSSGGSMPDENVDMGIFYQYMMCKVEDDELYTSLIKSGNIFSEDLVTIEEEQLSYNIPNSYITLNSRSDTEKRYFIEFSVINKTDKTINSDLIIESNDNWITPEKNIKLTINPGDTLKSEFVMENNKNMFPLPSVKFSYPFGRGKIYEYEKAIFIPRVVNCNYVKKIPKIDGKISEKDRAKAFIVNKFADNEAQLSEIDDSELFFLIDKEYLYIASITGSISDSLKASCTERDEEVYADDAIGFLLSGEDRVIYQFYVNTSGVIWDMKSDFNADSHDLEWNGNIEVKTRINDSNWIAEIKIPLAELNFENVSELNFNYCQYRQYEDSSLYFQPEWSYDSVKNGTIKIMK